The segment AGAATAGCCTATCTACATACAATGTTGTATGGTGACAATAATTAAAAGATGATAGTTGTAAATACctaaaaggttatttacaggaaaaattcacctatatggaagccttcagtctgctgggaactgctgaagcaatctccaccaaggagcaatatccaagagatgctgttttagtggtggtcagcccttaaatgaggtctagaggaggtggagtcaagctccaccccttccgggagcacagctaaattactctcacctgtgttcccacagctgacctgacactttcctcagctgattaatcaaaggttcaggctgtgattaccaatttcccatacaaatatcaaatgggttaaaaaaataaatcaggtgtaaatgatttttaaaaattcaaattgCAAAGCTCAGCTTGGTTTCAAGATACCACAGATACGTGGCACATATATGtattaaaatcagaattaaagcTATATAGTTCTGTCACTTGTACAATACgcattattttattaaataaaaaagggggaaaaaaaatggttcaGGCACCTATAAAGAACTACTGAAGACAGTGGTCATTTAGAGGAGTTTAAGCTAACCAAACCCTGAAAAAGCAGCCACCCAGGACAGACAAGGAATACTGCTAAGAACAAATGATTTAGCAAACACCTTGAGTCTCCATTTTGTCCTAGCCTTCTGCTAGTCAGCATTTGGCATGGCAAAAGGATAATAAATCAGATAATTTAATGACTACAGTAAGATTCTGAATCATATACACTATTGTAACATCTCAACAGTCTTGTAAGCTCCATAGTTTTAAGTTAATGGATAAGACCACACCATACTCTTCATAACACAGCTGACATCAAACGGTAACTGAAAACCACGTGCTAGATTTAAACAGTccaaaaatacacagataatAGTCTTCgaaaaattacatttacagTTCTAAAGATATGCTGGAAAACAACAGTGGTGCTGTAATGCATTCAAAACTTTTAATTCAAATGCATTCAAAACAATTCAATCCTGTGTTGTGCTGTTTAACAGCAAACTAACTAGgctgaaataacagaattttAACAATGACATAAATAACTGCAAAAATTATGCCACTAAGACATCCTTTGAAGTCCAGTTTTAGCCATCATCTCTCTGCACCTTAGAATGTCATTACATTTGTTCCTTGTATCTCCAAACCTTTGAACCTACTTACCCGTCTCATATCAGGATCACTGGTGTTGACGACTTTAGGCAAAAGCACAAATATCAGTAATGGAAGTACCATCATCACaacctatacacacacacagcacacaaaaaaaacaacagcaagcaTTTATTCAGCTTATGTGCTGCTAGGATATTTTTATACATCCTGCCATcgagattttaattaaaataccaATTTCTAGAACAACTGCTTTCTGAGTCAATTACCCTGAATGAGAAATCTGATTGTCAGGACAGAAACCAGAAGTTCCACATAACACATTTCAAACTTGGACCATTCAAGTAAACGTTTGCCTTTTAACTGCTACAATTAAAGTCTTGCAATGTGTTCCTCTCTACCCTAGAAGAACATTGTATTGTCAAAGGAACCAGcctattttcagatgaaatacaTTTAACAGAGTTGCTATGCagggaggaaagcaaacaaataaaaacaaaaagaaaaaagaccaaggcaaaacaaagagaaacagcaaaaaaagccTCAAGAACACTAAAAACCGACCACCTCAGAAGAATAAACTGCGCATATCTTgtgtgaattattttcattctccGTGTTCCAAAGAACTGCTACGTTTGGAACCTTTGCACACTTTTCACCTTTGTGTGCTGCTTGTACATACCATGGGGTTCATGAGGAAATCTGTCCATCCCCAAGATTCTCTCTTGATGAAGTACGAAGGAGGTCCAGAAGATTTCATCTGGAGCGGGTATGGCAGCCTGACAACTTCTGAGGTTTTGATGTAATTCACATATCTTGCTCTAGGAAACGAAATGTGAATATTTAACACaatcttcaaagaaaattaatgattattaaatatttcatgcgaagttttaaaaacagactaCAAATGAAACCATCTGGTAAGCAGTGTCAGACATGCTTCACTTTTCAGAAGCTTATTTCTCTCAGTAGAATTTATATTTCATATGACCAAATAATAGTCATTTCAATACTAATTTGACTTCTGCccacattttatttcaggatagctacaggagaaaaaacaaaagcaaaccaacagAACTCCTTTTTAACTCACTCATTCCCACTTACTTTAAGGCAATAAAcgtgagaggaagaaaagaagctaTAGTTTGGATTTTAGGAAATGTACTCCAGAAGCAGTGTGAAAGGAAGGTGGAATACATGGTCTGAAATAGAAGCAATGGATCTACACCACTGTTTACATTACTTTTGATGTTACGCAGTCAGGCACACTTACTATATCAATACAGAAGCAAACCTCGTAAGGCTCACCTCATTTTGCCTTTTGAGGTTATGTCGACTCTAACAGGCTCAAATTTATGAGCAGGAGATATAACTTCTACCACATAAGATCCCGAAGGTACATCATGAACCACAAAGCTTCCATCTGtcctgaaataaacaaacaaacaaataaatattccattgcatttcaACATACTCCAATGCACTGGAGGgtattggttttatttttgcccCTGAAGAAGAAACTGTATCAGTCTCTATTATAAATCTTTACATGATAATATtgacaaaaaggaaaattaagatCACCCAATACCAAGCCCGTTAACATCATTAGCACAAATGACAACACAGACAAAAATGGCCAGTTGCATTAAAGATTTCctatcacagaatggcttgttAAGCCATCTTCTTGCTGGAGGAATAACTTAATAACCTAAGCAATATTTAAAATGGTTAGATTTCTTGTGCTAAAATGATACAGTGAAACTTAGTTTCCTTCTGTAGttctgctgaaattaaaaaacaaatttccaTCCTACATCGCGTGGGCAGACATTAAATATGACttacaaagcacaaaaaaaaaaacccacattttctGCCCTTACTGCAAAACAGATAACTTCActtttaattgcttcttttaCAACTAGCCCACGCTGGAAAGCTCTATCACAACAATGAGGAAATTAAGAGCTCCGAATACGAACACAAGTGATTTTTTAGAcagattgcttttattttaaagtaagtAACTTCAATATTAAGTGAAAATAATTGAGAAAGGATACTTGTAAGACTCGGCACAAGCTGTCATCAAATTAAAGTACAGAAGCTTGTAGGTTTCCTCCTACACATTTCCAGAAGCTTCCAAGAAGGAAAACTTTGTGTTCTCTGCCTGTCTAAAATTACTATCAAATACAttccttctaaaaataatactcaaagactcaaaaaaaaaaaaaaaaacctcaaaaaaaagtaataaaccTCAATGCATTTGAAAGAcatcctgaaaacaaataagtGAACCTCCTTAGAAGTGATTTCTGTCTTCATACCAGTTCTCTCAAAATTCTACATCACTTCAGAGCTCTCCCACaattaagacaaaaataagcaGTGACGCATAGGTAGATTTCTCTAATATTCTATGTGACAGTTTGAACTCCTAAGAAAAAGAGGTAAGATTATCATACTTTGCAGCTATATTAAGGACTTTCCATGGGAATTCCCTTTCAATTTTCCCATTCTAATAGTATTTCAATGAAATTTGATGAGTTTCTCAAAAGACTCACTTGACAAGGTGAGTTCTCATTTCACATAGAGATACACAAGAGCGCCATTCTCAAGGAATAAAAAGGTTGAACTTTTAGTTCAGTGGGGAAACTCATCAACTTATAAAAATACTTGTAATAGAAAACTGCTCTTGAAATATTCAGCAGTAACTTTGCTATGTCAAATAGTTGTTTCCCTCTTACTGGTAACTGAAAAGACTTTCACTTAATAAATAACCCATCCCTGACTGAGAAATGGTGACCAAAATATCTCCTGATAACCCAAATTTAACCCTGCCAGTGAAAGGGAAGGACCCTTCTACTCAGCCTTGAATACCACTATTAATGATAAAATTTCTTTCCTGACTGGTATTTCTTTCCAGCAGTGCCCTACCACCCAGTGACGTGCTTAGCACAGGTGAACAGAACACTACTACATAGCACAGCCTTTTAGCTGAAACATACCATACTTGTGGTGGCCCAGCATCTATGCAGATGTTTATCTAATTAACTAAGTTAATTCAAGTGCACTATTAATCTCTTGGCTTTGTGTTATCACATAATCTGGTGAGTCTACTTCTAAACATATGAAATTAACGTTAGTGAAGAAGTGCGTTAACCAGGTTATGCTGTTACAAGCATTGTGTGCTTTTAGCTGAGATTATTTCCCCACATTTCAGAAATCTCCAGCTACAACAGCCAAGTATTTAGAAACACGTGAACCCCATTATGTTTTTACAAGAGATGTAAACATGATGCAAGGCACCTGCAGCTGGGGTGCACTGCTCCATCAAGTGCTATACTGACACAATTCTGTTGTGTCAAGTAAGATCTGCTGTGCATCTGCTGTGTTTGCCCATACAAAGATCAGAACCTCTGCTGCAGAGGGAATAACACAAAACAGCTGTATTTATAAGGTAGTGTATCTTATTTCATGTGAACTTCCTCATTTTAATACACCATTTTAAGAACAAGATATTATGCTGCACTAAAATCAGATTTTAGAATTATGCAAGACTGTGAAAGTGAATTTCATCCTTAGCTGTGCGGGTATCTTCTGAATACCCCCAGATCCTCAGCTGATCGGAATATACTCACTCCGACCTGAGGCTGAGAGGCCTTACGCGATGTTTCAGGGCTTCCAAATGCACACGCACCTACACAGCTTTCCCTGCTATTATGAAGACTTCGCTGGTACCGCAGATAAGTCCCACACCCCGCAAAGTATCTCCCTAACTTCTGGCAGCCCCAAAGCCCGCGGCCTCAGCCCGGACACCCCGCAGAATCTCACGGTCCCAGAGCGGGACGCGACTGAGGCGACCCGcggccgccgccatcttgcGGCCGGCACCGCAGCGGGGCGGGGTGCGGGGATAGCGGCCCACGGCGCCGAGGGATCCCCCGGCAGAACCACCCCCCGCCCGGAGCTCACTTCAGGAAACCGACGTGTTCTTCCCCGTCCACGAGCACCCGAGCCCCCGCGATCCAGTCCTGGGGCTTCACCCCAGGCACCACGGCCCGGCCCTCGATCTTAAACCGCTCCCCGGGGCCCGCTCCGCCCGGCGGCTCCGCAGTGCCGGTCGCCTCCGAGCCTGCAACGCCGGGGGCCGGCGGTGAGGCgaacaggcagagcagcagcagcagccacacaaCGCCGCCCCGCGCCGACATCGCCGTCACCATCACCGCCGATCAGCTGCCACGGCGCATGCGCACGGCGCGACACACCTCAACTCCCCGGGACGGCCGGCACCGGAAGCACCGCGACGAGCTCTACGCTCAGTAGAGGAAGGCGCCGCCATTTTGCGTCACGTAGGCGAGCCAATAGGAGCGCGAGCTGCGCGTCCGCGGTTCGGGGCGAAGCGGAAGCGCTGcgctgggctgggctgtgctgtgctttgccgCTGGGGGGCGCTGCGCACACGGGGCCGCTTCAACACATGGCGGGATTGGGGCGGTGCAACGGGACTGAAGGGACGGAACTGCGGCACGAAGCCGCGCTGCtgggaaacagcagaacaactcacttctctttttccaaCCCCACTCCAAGATAAGGGCACTGCGAGTGGTAACCGAGAGCACAGACGTGAAGTGAGAGAATGGGAAAATGTGTCAATAACGTTGGCCTCAAGTGCCGCCTCTGAACCTAATGAGATCAGTGCCCCCCTAGAGCCTgcgggcagagcagcagcacgaAATGCTACTTCGTGCTATGAGCAGGTTCAGTGCCAGAGCAAGAGGGCTGACACCTGCCCTGCCCATTGCCCCTCCGTGTAATACATCCTGTCGTGTCACATGTACCCACTGCCGCATACACCTGCCTCTCCCCTGTCGCTTAACGTCAGAGTTAATTACTGAGCTCattagaaatattatttaactATTAAAGCACGTTTGGATGTTATGAACGCAGCCCTAGGCCTCAGCTGATactgaacaaaaacattttgctctGCCTAACAGGATTCTGAAATCGTGTGTCACTCCCTGAGAGTGGAATAACGTGAATGATGTCTCCATTACTATTTTTGAGCTGTGCTGTTCTATTTTGGATGGACACGATGAATAAGGTTCTTCTCTTCACAAAAGttgaaacagcagcagttccGGAGGTGGAAACATTTATGTTCTATAAATGATCAGTGCTAGAAAATGCTTCTCTGAGTTGTAGGAGCTCACAGTCacttttttccactttgttaATGAAACAGACACCTAAATAAGATCACCAAACAGCAGCATGTTATAGGAAGCCAGAGTGCTATTTCCAGGATGACACCAGCAGAAGGTAGCATTTCATACTGACATATCATGTTACTATATTTATACAGAGTTACTGGAGAAATGCTACTTAAATATCCTTAAGGAGTGTTTTAGGATGCTCTCTATTGGGTGCTCTCATATCACATAGAGTGGTCTGGGCCCCCAGTTTTAAGGCGTTCATCAACCATAGATTTGTAAGTACCAAATAAAAAGAGccagaagatttatttttataacataGACAGTACagttaattaatttttaagccTGATGAACCCGAATAAAAGAAAGCCACATTGGTTCTTTCACACTATCTAACCCAAGAAACTTCTCTACATGCCATCCAGCTACCAAATGGACACACTAACTAGCCTCTTCTCTATTGTCCATTCCTCACAAAGAAACTCTCCCTGAGCTCAGATTTCAGatacatctttgtttttataagcGCAAAGTTTCTAATAGCTGTATGGGCATGAAACTTTTATACAGATAGTTAAGCAAACAGTTTCCCTGCTCTCACCATGGAACTTCTTTGCATATTAGGAGCTGTACTTCATATACATATACTGGTTACCATATTTTGAAGTGTACacaactgagaaaataattcatttggTGGACTCCTGACTTTTTCATTAGGACTAGCTATATTAGCATCTTATTTGAGTGGACATGATATTATAAGCTTTTATATCATGGTGTTGTAGGTGTTTACATTCTAGGTAGAAAGAACCAAAGCCCAAAAACATagtacaaataaaataaatgaaaatgttcaggTATACACTTATCAAAgccaacttctgcttttttagCGTTTTATCTGGACGACTTTCTATTTCTTACTGGAAGAATTTTCACTATTAGCCAGGTTCTGTCTGTAGCTTGATGCCAAGGGAATGCCTGATCAGAAGATAGATAAAACTGCCAAGCAACAGCTTCAGTTTACTTTGAAGCAACAGAACCATTTCATCAGCCTTCTCAAAGTACAATCAGGAGTGACTTCCATGTTTGAGAGCTGTCTCCTCATTGATGGATTCATTTGACTAACAGCTACATAGAAACTGGCAAATTCCTGATAggttctgctctgctcacaaGCACATTCTCACTTCTGTCTGATTGGGTTCATTCAACCAGCTGTCACTGTTTGTGCAAACCTGTCAGCCAGATGGATGAATCCCTAATAGGCTGAGCAGAGTGGAGGTCTAGACTAATGTAATGCCATCACACTGATAATACTGAAATCTGTATCTCCAGGTTCttgtcacttctgttttcatgtaCTAACCGAAAAGCAGAGGAGATACATTAAATTCCTCTGAACTCCCTAAGTGCATCACAGTGCAGGAGCATTGCAGCTGTTTGGAAACAATCAAGTATTCTGGGATTCTGGTGAATAGAAGAAGCAAAAGAGTTTCTTCACccaagagaaaaatgattttatacTTAAAGCTTATTTTTGTGCTGATTTTTTCACAGTGTGAGCACTAGGAAAACTTACTATATACAAGTTTGCTTGTAGTTCAGAATTAGCAAAGCATTTTCATGAACAATGCAACTTTGAACATATCAGTGCAACTTCTCCGAacacttttatttatataaaacttAACTCTTTGgataatatttaatttacttctgGAAATGAACAAGATACCATAACTGATGCTGGTTTACTTTAATGCACTGGACATCTGCTGgaccacagccagcagcagcccagaaCCTGTTTACTGTGTGATtcagccacaggcagagctgttgGTCGTCAGCAAACAAGAAGGGAGCAGCTGTGGCCATCTTACCACAGTCTTATCATGTTCTCTGAGTCAGTCCTCCAGGTGGTGTGCAGGTATTGAGGCCATGCCTAGTATATCAGAACAGTGCCATTTCACAAATGCTGTATGAAATCAAGGACATGAATGTGACCGGtctaaaaaacaaataaaaagttgATGTGCTTCAGAACACCCATACCTACAGCAGTTACACTGTCTTTCGATGATAAAgatttgtattatttcaaacaaagaagaaaaacaaaaacatcactaATCAAGCATCAGAGAATTGTGTCTGTAGAAGCAATCAGCACTAGGCCCAGCAGTAGGCCACAGCCAGCTAATGCACTCACTGAGCTTTCTACTTCACGATCAGCTTTACTGTAAACAAACACAATTCACAAAAATTGTGTAACATATTCTGTAggaattgtattaaaaaaaaattcctacCTATGAATATTGTAAAGCAGGATCATTCTGCCATCTACTGGCAATTCACAGCGCTACACTAGGAACATTCACCAGGAGTAGACTTCAGCAACAACGTTCACACTGTTCCAAAAGCATGATCCCCTAAGCAGGCCCTACTTCTGGCTTCCACCAGCATTATCTCCACTTTTCTGGTAGTAGGCATCTGAGAGCACATACACGGTAATGCTTTCATACACTCTTCATAATGCTGACATTGACATCAATCACCGCTTTATCTGGTTGCAAtctgtgaaagaagaaattaaatcagTTTAAGTACAAGGAAAAGgctttaaacttttttttttttttttttttttttttgaggaaaattCCTGCTGTAAGAAGTCCCACACCCTCTCTTGCAAGCAGGGTGTGACATAATGGCAACATGGAAATTGTTTTCATAGAGCTTTGAGGTGCTCATCTATTTACTACAAAGCATATCCCCATATCTCTTTTAAGTGGAATTTATGCACAACTGTGCAAGCAGGATGTCTAAGAACTACAGCATCTGCTAAGCTGgctgtaaaagcagcagctctgcatggagcAATGTTACTCATGGGCTCAGATGCTTGAGCTCTGGTTTGTATGGTTACCACCTGTAGTCATTCACTTACTGCTCTAATGGCACATTCCATTCAGTTcccaaaaatgaaaacagtgtgaAATCCTTGCTTAATGGAATGCGCTTTAAATGCcatgcttcccactctccccCCCAACTGGGATTCTACTCACATAATGCCACAGGGCAGTCACTCCATACTGCAGTGTTATCATATCCCTTGCAGAACCACCAgtagttgtttattttt is part of the Coturnix japonica isolate 7356 chromosome 5, Coturnix japonica 2.1, whole genome shotgun sequence genome and harbors:
- the EMC7 gene encoding ER membrane protein complex subunit 7, with the protein product MVTAMSARGGVVWLLLLLCLFASPPAPGVAGSEATGTAEPPGGAGPGERFKIEGRAVVPGVKPQDWIAGARVLVDGEEHVGFLKTDGSFVVHDVPSGSYVVEVISPAHKFEPVRVDITSKGKMRARYVNYIKTSEVVRLPYPLQMKSSGPPSYFIKRESWGWTDFLMNPMVVMMVLPLLIFVLLPKVVNTSDPDMRREMEQSMNMLNSNHELPDVSEFMTRLFSSKSSSKSGSSSSKAGKSSSGKRR